A genome region from Babesia bigemina genome assembly Bbig001, chromosome : I includes the following:
- a CDS encoding ribosomal protein L35, putative — MQEKIKVFELRSKTDAELLKQLEELKQEYASMRVQKVTVTSTSKLSQIGIIRKAIAKVLTVYNQRKREEARKQYSKLSKMPLNLRPKLTRAKRRALTAKQLYLKTLKQRKRCENIPKRKYALLP; from the coding sequence ATGCAGGAAAAAATCAAAGTATTTGAGCTTAGGAGCAAGACAGACgcggagctgctcaagcAACTCGAGGAATTAAAACAAGAATATGCATCAATGCGTGTTCAAAAGGTCACTGTTACGTCGACGTCGAAACTTTCTCAAATCGGTATCATCAGGAAGGCTATAGCCAAAGTACTGACAGTCTACAACCAGCGTAAGCGAGAGGAGGCCAGGAAGCAATATAGCAAACTCTCCAAGATGCCGTTAAACCTCAGACCTAAACTGACAAGGGCGAAGAGGAGAGCTCTCACAGCAAAGCAGCTCTATCTGAAAACCTTGAAACAACGCAAGAGGTGTGAGAATATTCCCAAGCGGAAGTATGCTTTGTTGCCTTAA
- a CDS encoding nucleoside monophosphate kinase, putative: MIRARVTGVHRLLLLLLGAPGTGKGTFGRHLASEYGLVHIAIGDLLRKQIRLRSVLGSSIQRAVSNGFHVDDDIVCDLVRIELFSQSKGAILDGIPRTPVQAEFLKNIAKSSGSRLLGVYLSMDRGILIKRLLGRRHCEMCNRNYNTCSIDSNGYYMDAVLPCEDDLLKCPGCHHLKRRADDTADVIQRRLLDYDNMRENIMTALKEVPIMSFEIRRGLKDYGALKCELDAFMKNAYS; encoded by the exons ATGATCCGAGCACGAGTCACGGGAGTCCATCGCCTTTTACTTTTACTCTTGGGTGCTCCAGGCACAGGCAAAGGCACTTTCGGAAGGCACTTAGCATCTGAATATGGTCTCGTTCATATAGCGATTG GTGATTTGTTGAGGAAACAAATTCGGTTACGAAGTGTGCTAGGGAGTAGCATACAGAGAGCTGTGTCAAATGGCTTTCATGTTGATGATGATATAGTATGCGACTTAGTGAG GATCGAGTTATTCTCGCAATCAAAGGGTGCGATCCTAGATGGCATACCTAGGACCCCTGTTCAGGCCGAATTCCTTAAAAACATCGCAAAATCTTCAGGATCGCGTCTTTTAGGTGTATATTTATCGATGGATCGCGGTATATTGATAAAACGCTTGTTAGGTAGAAGG CACTGTGAGATGTGCAACCGAAACTATAACACGTGTTCTATAGATTCAAATGGTTATTATATGGACGCAGTGCTGCCGTGCGAAGACGATCTTTTAAAG TGTCCCGGTTGTCACCATCTCAAACGGAGAGCCGATGACACTGCCGATGTGATTCAAAGGAGATTATTGGATTACGATAACATGCGTGAAAATATAATGACCGCCCTCAAAGAG GTTCCTATCATGAGTTTTGAGATAAGGCGCGGCCTCAAAGATTACGGTGCACTGAAGTGTGAACTCGACGCATTCATGAAAAATGCATATTCATAG
- a CDS encoding nuclear cap-binding protein, putative: MAKLYHSISRERKYWDKKLCASQEEWNSRIQRSTTVYVGNLAFTTPEERIHEIFSHAGRINRIVLGLNSIEKNPCGFAFVVYDTVAAARRSIGLFKGSIIDGRIIRVDADTGDNIDTDRKLARGINGYQWRDVFRKEFDTNRGGQGLGIETSSLAYQDFVIPTPPTSALGRRSVDSVNATDPRNKR; the protein is encoded by the exons ATGGCGAAACTTTATCACTCCATCTCAAGAGAACGAAAATACTGGGATAAAAAACTCTGCGCTTCTCAAGAGGAGTGGAACTCTCGAATTCAACGCTCTACAACCGTTTATGTGGGAAATCTCGCTTTTACTACACCAGAAGAGCGCATTCACGAG ATATTCTCACATGCCGGACGTATCAATCGCATCGTTTTAGGTCTAAACAGCATTGAAAAAAACCCTTGTGGTTTCGCATTTGTTGTATATGACACTGTCGCCGCTGCGAGACGATCTATAGGATTGTTCAAGGGTTCCATAATAGACGGGCGAATAATAAGGGTAGATGCCGACACGGGCGACAATATAGATACCGATCGCAAACTTGCTCGGGGAATAAACGGTTATCAGTGGCGTGACGTTTTTCGCAAAGAGTTCGATACCAACCGTGGTGGCCAGGGGCTTGGCATCGAAACTTCTTCCCTTGCATATCAAGATTTCGTTATACCTACCCCTCCAACTAGTGCTCTAGGGCGTCGTAGTGTGGATTCCGTCAACGCAACTGATCCTAGGAATAAGAGATAG
- a CDS encoding ABC transporter ATP-binding protein, putative, translated as MLFSTLTYLLFALVYYIVSCASLFNVKTACAYLSKIRHYKATASLNRRNVPAYSSSWLPTISCHLGSVFPSRYEHGVSATHESQRQSLELTKSERKLSYRPIFEKSVSTHFGCSKERAPLLDVSDLTLCIGDCVLFDNVRFRISQGECVGIVGNNGTGKSSLLDALYEKITGCNTTSEAVSSSVGVKITSKEQIHFASDHLQVYQLLYFLRIRKHNLDDLSHLRIDELLKSDDYMEFLDGQNIFTSNAYFNNFVAYVQQNYVTNLDDSMLVKDVIANSNTIHKTLLAIFRDIEKNLSSLSDIAGRMDIGSAAALQGSRQGNGELNIEWARRILTVYNNDNMAFQKKSGDVNVVASHLIDMFGMREVLSLRVGELSGGFKMRLALLTRLIHDPQLLLLDEPTNNLDIASVTFLSKVLRHLIETRGLSVIIVSHNASFLRSLCTSILQVPGDGTLKVHECDFDRFLHRGSKNLQSRMSRLNKLQSDCKKLKQQYNAKLECNKGSKNQKKVWLSQKRRLIDDTEELLRKVTGAEKSTYSDAYERSLLLHDSHFDAADLLRLPLVKRGTFVYPDKPAFSLQDATLRSGSEALLCNISLQVHNCDRVLILGNNGSGKSTLLTVLNAAANAATMGIPNVNELLNRRSYVHVADGRCEAKENTSVNYLSQNCSDILTAASTVGTLAMNYGDMDMSNRQQLTEYMSHFYLKDLMDIRVRDLSFGERCRLALALQFLRDSNFLLLDEPSNHLDLYMKRNLVLLLNNVYTRGGIILATHDLQLLERLERITTIFYIHQFDKTYTFKGDFKDTYLRFRREVPDASHTEMGNFLESCTYDYKHEVTPRMFDFDRSAGNDAVPCHPCKRLKRAVVMPQKRSKTKLKNAKRYT; from the coding sequence ATGTTATTTTCCACATTAACATATTTGCTCTTTGCACTAGTTTACTACATAGTTTCATGTGCATCACTGTTTAACGTAAAGACAGCATGCGCATATTTAAGCAAAATTAGGCATTACAAAGCTACTGCGTCACTAAACCGTAGGAATGTACCAGCATATTCATCATCGTGGCTACCTACTATAAGTTGTCATTTAGGATCAGTATTTCCTAGTCGTTATGAACATGGAGTGTCTGCGACTCACGAAAGTCAAAGGCAAAGCTTGGAGCTCACGAAATCCGAGCGAAAATTATCGTATAGGCCCATATTTGAGAAAAGCGTATCTACGCATTTTGGTTGTTCGAAAGAGAGAGCACCGTTGTTGGATGTTAGTGACCTGACACTATGTATTGGCGATTGCGTTTTGTTCGACAATGTGAGATTCCGCATAAGTCAAGGGGAATGCGTAGGTATTGTGGGGAACAATGGCACTGGGAAAAGCAGTTTGTTGGACGCTCTTTACGAAAAAATAACCGGATGTAACACAACATCTGAAGCTGTTTCTTCATCTGTGGGTGTAAAAATCACGTCTAAGGAACAGATCCATTTTGCGTCGGATCATTTACAAGTTTATCAATTGCTATACTTCTTGCGTATTAGAAAGCACAACTTAGACGATTTGTCACATCTGCGAATAGACGAGTTGCTGAAATCTGATGACTATATGGAATTTTTAGATGGTCAAAACATATTCACCTCAAACGCATATTTCAACAATTTTGTGGCATACGTGCAGCAGAATTATGTTACTAATCTTGACGACTCCATGTTAGTTAAAGATGTGATTGCTAATTCAAACACCATACACAAGACACTCCTGGCAATATTTCGAGATATTGAAAAAAATCTAAGCAGTTTAAGCGATATTGCGGGGCGCATGGATATAGGTAGCGCTGCAGCTTTGCAAGGAAGCAGACAGGGGAATGGTGAATTGAACATCGAATGGGCCAGGAGAATATTAACTGTGTATAACAATGATAATATGGCTTTTCAAAAAAAAAGCGGGGATGTGAATGTTGTGGCATCACACCTCATAGACATGTTTGGCATGCGTGAGGTGCTCTCTTTGAGAGTAGGTGAACTAAGCGGAGGTTTCAAGATGCGCCTCGCACTATTGACACGGCTGATCCATGACCCTCAATTGCTGCTTTTAGACGAGCCTACCAATAATCTGGATATTGCATCTGTAACCTTCCTGTCCAAAGTTCTTCGACACCTTATCGAAACAAGGGGCCTTTCAGTGATAATAGTTAGCCATAACGCATCATTTCTGCGTAGTTTGTGCACATCAATTCTTCAGGTACCTGGTGATGGTACTCTGAAGGTGCATGAATGCGACTTTGACAGATTTCTGCACAGGGGTTCCAAAAACCTTCAAAGTAGGATGTCGCGTTTGAACAAGCTCCAATCTGATTGCAAAAAATTAAAGCAACAATATAATGCGAAACTCGAATGCAACAAAGGATCAAAGAATCAGAAAAAGGTTTGGTTATCGCAGAAACGGCGTTTGATAGATGACACCGAGGAGTTGCTGCGTAAGGTTACGGGTGCTGAGAAAAGCACGTATAGCGATGCATACGAACGATCATTGCTTTTGCATGATTCCCATTTTGATGCGGCTGATTTGTTACGTCTTCCATTGGTCAAGCGCGGTACATTCGTATATCCGGACAAGCCAGCATTCAGCCTACAGGATGCCACTTTACGGAGTGGAAGTGAGGCGCTGCTTTGCAACATATCGCTCCAAGTTCACAACTGCGACCGAGTCTTAATTTTAGGTAATAATGGGTCGGGCAAGTCAACGTTACTGACGGTTCTCAACGCCGCTGCAAACGCTGCTACTATGGGCATTCCAAATGTAAATGAATTGCTGAATCGTCGATCATACGTCCACGTTGCAGACGGTAGATGTGAAGCCAAAGAAAACACAAGCGTAAACTATCTCTCACAAAATTGTAGCGATATTCTGACGGCAGCGTCAACCGTGGGCACATTGGCTATGAATTATGGAGATATGGACATGTCTAACAGACAGCAATTGACAGAGTACATGTCACATTTCTACCTTAAGGATCTAATGGATATTAGAGTGCGGGACCTGTCATTCGGGGAACGATGCCGCCTAGCTTTAGCTTTGCAATTTTTGCGTGATTCTAACTTCCTCTTATTAGATGAACCCAGCAACCATTTGGATTTGTATATGAAGAGAAATTTGGTTTTGCTTTTAAACAACGTCTACACAAGAGGCGGGATAATATTGGCTACGCATGACCTACAGCTGCTTGAGCGCCTCGAACGCATAACAACTATATTTTACATTCACCAGTTTGACAAGACATATACGTTTAAGGGTGATTTTAAGGACACATACCTACGATTCAGACGTGAAGTACCAGATGCATCACACACAGAGATGGGTAACTTTCTAGAGAGCTGTACATATGATTATAAACACGAGGTGACACCCCGCATGTTTGACTTCGACCGCTCAGCGGGGAACGACGCGGTACCGTGTCATCCATGCAAAAGGTTGAAAAGAGCAGTTGTTATGCCACAGAAACGGAGTAAAACGAAGTTGAAGAACGCGAAGCGCTATACATAG
- a CDS encoding 12D3 antigen, putative — MLLPRSLCGLILFLLYKPASGYLYRAISMYENKGTLTADPTNVGQADVVVEKNGVGKVCKSMRSGRYIVNPYIQRCPIGTTKCGPEFDATLGTCADFSGCYTVSNNTRVCTCMSGYFGNPYVQCFKYCETDLDCPSPYAECRQGPGELFKRCKCKQGCPGDGVICKPQNICTDTQENTETHRKCLQTSTTEKSYVCDDGYYLDTYYKCVKIVAIENDKKISIVANNFVDGSRIDIGKCFSMEINKENAESRFYQMNSGDAVVVKGKIVTNPQLYLAVEVKANDVIVFAMLEDDHSKLTKLFSISNGLKGCQIDGVSKYDPTGIRVNPSQVKVEIQNLVESQGASEEL, encoded by the coding sequence ATGCTGCTTCCAAGGTCGCTTTGCGGTTTAATTTTATTTTTGCTCTACAAACCCGCCAGCGGATACCTATACCGCGCCATCTCTATGTATGAAAATAAGGGGACGCTTACTGCAGACCCTACTAATGTTGGTCAAGCTGATGTAGTAGTGGAGAAGAATGGCGTTGGGAAGGTGTGCAAATCAATGAGATCAGGCAGGTACATTGTGAATCCCTACATTCAACGGTGTCCTATTGGTACCACCAAGTGTGGTCCAGAGTTTGATGCAACTCTTGGTACATGTGCGGATTTCTCTGGGTGCTACACTGTTAGCAACAACACTCGCGTTTGCACATGCATGTCGGGATACTTCGGTAATCCTTACGTTCAATGTTTCAAATATTGTGAAACTGACCTGGATTGTCCATCACCGTATGCGGAATGTCGTCAGGGTCCAGGAGAGCTTTTTAAGCGCTGCAAGTGCAAGCAGGGCTGCCCTGGCGATGGCGTTATTTGCAAACCCCAAAACATTTGCACTGATACGCAAGAAAATACTGAAACACATCGTAAGTGCTTGCAAACCAGTACCACGGAAAAGAGTTATGTATGTGATGACGGATACTATTTGGATACCTATTAcaaatgcgttaaaatcGTTGCTATAGAGAATGATAAAAAAATTAGTATAGTAGCCAACAACTTTGTTGACGGAAGTCGTATTGATATTGGTAAATGCTTCTCCATGGAAATCAACAAGGAGAATGCTGAGTCGCGCTTTTACCAAATGAACAGTGGTGACGCCGTTGTGGTGAAGGGTAAGATCGTCACAAATCCGCAGCTTTATTTAGCGGTGGAGGTAAAGGCGAATGACGTCATTGTATTTGCTATGCTTGAGGATGATCATTCTAAATTAACAAAGTTGTTCAGCATATCAAATGGTCTTAAAGGGTGTCAAATAGACGGTGTAAGTAAGTATGATCCGACGGGTATTCGTGTAAACCCTTCTCAAGTTAAGGTGGAAATACAGAATCTTGTTGAAAGCCAAGGGGCCAGTGAGGAGCTTTGA
- a CDS encoding threonyl-tRNA synthetase, putative, with the protein MEESMDIIMPSEGLDCSRVVKDVSSFQLKKDPDFIQTRLITFDTLYERQKKRIDEIEKRDISVNLEVSGKEDEMINCKSWVTCPADLLSRLNKADSKAIIVAEPIMGTVADIENDDEQNEEWIMWDLFRPLEGDCKLRFHSFDSPKGQHVFWHSSAHMLGSALETLYGAYITIGPALSSGFYYDCYIGSNSFKPEDMEHIRNEVSKMAKVKSPFQRLVCTKEEALELMKHNPFKVDLIRRKVPDGSNTVCYRCGNFVDLCRGPHLPYTSSVSPKAFAVTKFSSCYWLSKSTADTLQRVYGISFPKEEQLKAYERRIEEAKYRDHRIIGTKLNLFHFDNIHSPGSCFWLPNGAKIYNRLVDFMRENYRLRGYQEVITPNIYSCELWKTSGHYDNYKENMYMFNVDETEWGIKGMNCPGHCLMFRYLSPSYRQLPLRFADFGVLHRNELTGSLSGLTRVRRFQQDDAHIFCTTEQISGEVLSILQFIDDVYSLFNFKYSFKLSTKPQKALGDDELWEKAESGLRDALERCGRPWTLNPGDGAFYGPKIDVILLDCLDREHQCGTIQLDFNLPIRFNLGYRDKEDGESTDCKRGFSRPVIIHRAIFGSLERFIAIVIEHLKGKLPFWLSPTQVAILPISDKHMPYANSIYERLLHLGYNCYVDGSANTMNKKIKSNQDQRYNYMLIIGDREVETGTVSMRSMDSQANETLSLDALYARLATEADAYKKNIKCFHLEK; encoded by the exons ATGGAGGAGAGTATGGACATTATCATGCCCTCCGAAGGGCTTGATTGTAGCAGAGTTGTAAAGGATGTATCTTCATTCCAGCTGAAAAAGGACCCTGATTTTATCCAGACAAGACTGATAACCTTTGACACGTTGTACGAACGTCAGAAAAAGCGTATTGATG AGATAGAGAAACGTGACATTAGCGTTAATTTGGAGGTTTCAGGAAAAGAAGATGAAATGATCAATTGCAAGTCGTGGGTAACATGCCCAGCTGATCTTCTTAGTCGACTAAACAAGGCGGATTCCAAGGCAATAATTGTAGCTGAG CCAATAATGGGCACAGTTGCAGACATTGAAAATGATGATGAGCAaaatgaggagtggattatgTGGGACCTGTTCAGACCACTCGAAGGTGATTGCAAGTTAAGATTTCATAGTTTCGATTCCCCCAAGGGCCAACATGTCTTTTGGCATTCTTCGGCACACATGCTTG GGTCCGCGCTCGAAACCCTATACGGAGCATATATAACTATAGGCCCGGCCCTAAGTAGTGGTTTTTATTACGACTGTTACATAGGAAGCAAT AGTTTCAAGCCCGAAGACATGGAGCACATACGCAATGAAGTCTCAAAAATGGCGAAGGTGAAATCGCCCTTCCAACGGCTTGTATGTACTAAAGAGGAGGCTCTGGAGCTCATGAAGCACAATCCCTTCAAAGTCGATCTCATACGTAGGAAGGTACCGGATGGATCCAATACGGTTTGTTATCGTTGCGGTAACTTTGTTGATCTGTGTCGTGGACCTCATTTGCCTTACACTTCTTCCGTTTCCCCTAAGGCATTTGCTGTAACGAAGTTCTCGTCGTGCTATTGGCTCTCTAAAAGCACAGCAGACACACTTCAGCGGGTATATGGTATATCGTTTCCGAAGGAGGAGCAACTAAAAGCGTATGAACGGCGCATAGAAGAAGCTAAATACCGTGACCACAGAATTATAGGTACCAAACTTAACCTTTTCCATTTCGATAACATTCACTCACCCGGATCTTGTTTCTGGTTGCCAAATGGTGCAAAGATATACAATCGTCTTGTGGACTTCATGCGTGAGAACTACCGATTAAGGGGTTACCAGGAAGTAATCACTCCAAACATTTATTCATGTGAATTGTGGAAGACGTCTGGGCATTATGATAACTACAAAGAAAACATGTACATGTTTAACGTTGATGAAACGGAATGGGGAATAAAAGGCATGAATTGTCCAGGTCATTGCTTGATGTTTAGGTACCTTAGTCCTTCTTACAGACAGTTACCATTAAGATTTGCTGACTTCGGCGTGCTTCATCGAAATGAGCTCACGGGAAGCCTCAGCGGCCTAACTCGGGTTAGGCGGTTCCAACAAGACGATGCTCACATCTTCTGCACAACGGAGCAAATATCTGGGGAGGTGCTTTCTATTCTTCAGTTTATTGACGATGTTTATTCGTTATTCAATTTTAAATACAGCTTCAAATTATCGACGAAACCACAGAAAGCATTGGGTGATGATGAGCTTTGGGAAAAGGCTGAATCTGGGCTTAGGGATGCACTTGAAAGATGTGGTAGACCTTGGACATTGAATCCAGGAGATGGAGCCTTTTATGGCCCCAAAATCGACGTAATTCTATTGGATTGTCTTGACAGAGAGCATCAGTGTGGTACAATACAACTCGATTTCAACCTACCTATAAGGTTTAATCTGGGGTATCGTGATAAGGAGGATGGTGAGAGCACAGATTGCAAGCGAGGATTCTCCAGACCTGTTATAATTCACAGGGCAATTTTCGGCTCCCTAGAGCGTTTCATTGCcatagtgattgagcattTAAAGGGCAAACTACCCTTTTGGCTGTCACCAACTCAGGTTGCTATCTTACCGATATCTGATAAGCACATGCCGTATGCCAACAGTATATATGAGAGGTTACTTCACCTCG GCTATAACTGCTATGTGGATGGTAGTGCAAACACCATGAACAAAAAGATAAAATCCAATCAAGACCAGCGTTACAATTACATGTTGATCATTGGAGATCGTGAGGTTGAAACGGGAACCGTATCTATGCGATCTATGGATAGTCAGGCCAACGAGACACTTAGTCTAGATGCTTTGTATGCTAGGTTGGCCACGGAAGCCGATGCATATAAGAAAAACATTAAGTGCTTCCATTTGGAAAAATGA
- a CDS encoding branched-chain alpha-keto acid dehydrogenase E1 component beta subunit, putative has translation MLAKFARVAPKFGRGFTSAAKVSSKEMNMCTAINDALHIAMAEDSTTTVFGEDVAFGGVFRCSVGLLERFGGDRVFNTPICEQGIVGFGIGMAALGSRAIAEIQFADYIFPAFDQIVNEAAKFRYRSGGSWDVGKLTIRSTWGAVGHGGLYHSQSPESQFAHAAGLKIVVPRGAYQAKGLLLKSIRDNNPVIFFEPKALYRAAVGDVPLGDYELELSKADVVREGSDVTMVGYGSSVGLMLKAADIAKEQLGIEVEVIDLQTVLPWDVDTLDKSVSKTGRLIITHEAPKTLGMGSEIASTMAERHFFKLEAPIERVCGYDTPFPLAFEKFYLPDQFKLLDAVKRVCQV, from the exons ATGCTGGCGAAGTTTGCGAGGGTAGCACCCAAATTTGGGCGTGGATTCACTTCCGCGGCGAAGGTTTCGTCGAAGGAAATGAACATGTGCACGGCCATAAATGATGCGCTACATATCGCTATGGCCGAGGACTCAAC AACTACTGTATTCGGTGAAGACGTAGCTTTCGGCGGCGTCTTCAGATGCTCGGTTGGTTTACTGGAGCGCTTTGGCGGCGATCGCGTGTTCAACACCCCTATTTGTGAGCAG GGTATTGTGGGATTCGGTATAGGCATGGCAGCCCTTGGATCTAGGGCGATCGCAGAAATACAATTTGCCGATTACATTTTTCCAGCTTTCGACCAAATTGTCAATGAGGCTGCTAAATTCAGGTACAGATCAGGTGGTAGTTGGGATGTTGGAAAACTTACCATACGCTCAACCTGGGGAGCAGTGGGTCATGGTGGGTTGTATCATTCTCAATCTCCGGAGTCACAATTTGCGCATGCTGCTGGGCTAAAGATTGTTGTGCCAAGAGGTGCGTATCAAGCAAAAGGGCTATTGTTAAAGTCTATAAGGGATAACAATCCCGTAATATTCTTCGAACCCAAAGCACTCTACAGAGCGGCAGTTGGAGACGTCCCACTGGGAGACTATGAACTGGAGTTATCTAAAGCTGACGTTGTGAGAGAggggagcgatgtgacaATGGTGGGATATGGAAGCTCCGTTGGCCTGATGCTCAAAGCTGCCGACATAGCCAAAGAGCAATTAGGGATCGAGGTGGAAGTAATAGACCTACAAACCGTATTACCGTGGGACGTGGACACTCTAGATAAGTCGGTATCAAAGACTGGAAGATTGATTATCACTCATGAGGCTCCGAAGACCCTGGGTATGGGATCTGAAATCGCATCAACCATGGCGGAGAGGCACTTTTTCAAGCTGGAAGCCCCAATAGAGAGAGTATGCGGGTACGACACGCCATTCCCCCTTGCTTTCGAGAAGTTTTACCTTCCCGATCAATTCAAATTATTGGACGCTGTAAAGCGTGTTTGTCAAGTATAA
- a CDS encoding membrane protein, putative: MRVYFMCLLVSCWQIAYCVDGTQRIGPGKFRFDDEIAYIADEDTLKTINSGQIAEVGMKKLARISETHKISPDIEANKHAVIDGNDMHDPTSVKVEPVAIGEPTQSVGYTVESYPNPFTDPHLCVHTAKGTSTFLCDPDGILSDCQQVEANEILSNANSGTVSLEEIKTIGCRF, translated from the exons ATGAGAGTGTATTTTATGTGTCTCTTAGTGAGTTGCTGGCAAATTGCATATTGCGTGGATGGTACGCAACGCATCGGACCGGGGAAGTTCAGATTCGACGACGAAATAGCGTACATAGCAGATGAAGATACCTTGAAAACAAT AAACAGTGGGCAGATAGCGGAAGTGGGCATGAAGAAGCTGGCACGAATATCGGAGACGCACAAAATTTCACCTGACATTGAAgccaataaacacgcagTTATTGATGGAAATGACATGCACGATCCAACTTCGGTAAAGGTTGAGCCTGTAGCAATAGGGGAACCTACGCAATCCGTTGGATATACAGTAGAATCGTATCCTAATCCTTTCACCGACCCACATTTATGCGTGCACACGGCAAA AGGAACTAGCACCTTTCTCTGCGATCCCGATGGAATTTTGAGCGATTGTCAACAAGTGGAAGCCAATGAAATTCTAAGCAATGCAAACAGCGGGACTGTTAGTTTAGAGGAAATAAAAACaattggttgcaggttTTAG
- a CDS encoding mitochondrial import inner membrane translocase subunit Tim17, putative, whose product MSSMEGRDVSREPCPDRIVEDMGGAFGMGCVGGFLWHFVKGARNSPRGVIFHNAFYSARVRSPVLGGNFAVWGGTFSTYDCTFQYMRGKEDHWNAIASGFATGGTLALRGGMGHAARNAVIGGLLLSIIEVVSVAVNRRMTPTPRQQFERQMEYEQQNKYVAFACITIVCRNASVPATQ is encoded by the exons ATGTCAAGCATGGAAGGTCGAGATGTTTCTCGTGAACCGTGCCCCGATCGCATTGTGGAAGATATGGGAGGTGCCTTTGGTATGGGATGTGTAGGTGGTTTTCTTTGGCACTTCGTGAAAGGAGCTCGTAATTCACCGAGAGGCGTCATATTCCATAATGCCTTTTACAGCGCTCGAGTTCGCTCTCCGGTTCTTGGTGGTAACTTCGCCGTTTGGGGAGGTACTTTCTCTACCTACGATTGCACCTTCCAGTACATGCGTGGTAAAGAAGATCATTGGAACGCTATTGCAAGTGGATTTGCAACTGGTGGCACGTTGGCATTGCGAGGTGGCATGGGCCACGCAGCGCGCAACGCGGTGATTGGGGGATTGTTGCTGA GTATCATTGAGGTTGTCTCTGTGGCTGTTAATCGGCGTATGACTCCAACTCCTAGACAACAATTCGAGCGTCAGATGGAATATGAGCAACAAAATAAGTATGTGGCATTTGCCTGCATTACAATTGTTTGTAGGAATGCTAGCGTTCCAGCTACGCAGTAG